A genomic region of Desulfobaccales bacterium contains the following coding sequences:
- the lipB gene encoding lipoyl(octanoyl) transferase LipB produces MVISDLGIIEFTKAYAIQERLSAEVAAGTADETLLLLEHPPVYVTGSGGRTENILDPDIRVIRTNRGGDVTWHGPGQLVGYPIIDLARRGRDLHRYLRFLEELLIALAADFGVTASRVAGLTGVWTDEGKLASIGVGVRRWVTMHGFSFNVAPDLSPFYKINPCGIRSCSVASLAGISGSPPSIVEVKERLAERFEPLLADRLPFVEKQTPAISISVCN; encoded by the coding sequence ATGGTTATATCCGACCTCGGCATAATTGAATTCACGAAGGCTTACGCCATCCAGGAGCGGCTGTCGGCGGAGGTAGCCGCGGGAACGGCGGATGAGACACTCCTGCTTCTGGAACATCCGCCGGTCTACGTCACAGGCAGCGGCGGCCGGACGGAGAACATACTCGATCCGGACATCCGGGTAATCCGTACAAACCGCGGCGGTGACGTGACATGGCACGGGCCGGGTCAACTGGTGGGGTATCCGATCATCGATCTGGCCAGGCGTGGCAGAGACCTGCACCGCTACCTCCGATTTCTGGAAGAACTGTTAATCGCGCTGGCTGCCGACTTCGGGGTGACCGCCTCGCGGGTGGCGGGACTGACGGGGGTCTGGACGGACGAGGGAAAGCTTGCCTCCATAGGGGTCGGCGTCAGGCGCTGGGTGACCATGCACGGCTTCTCCTTCAACGTGGCGCCCGACCTGTCGCCATTTTACAAGATCAACCCCTGCGGCATCCGATCGTGTTCCGTTGCATCCCTGGCCGGGATCAGCGGGTCGCCGCCGTCAATTGTGGAGGTCAAGGAGCGGCTGGCGGAGCGGTTTGAGCCGCTGCTGGCGGACCGGCTCCCCTTTGTGGAAAAGCAGACCCCGGCAATAAGCATATCTGTCTGCAATTGA
- a CDS encoding helix-turn-helix domain-containing protein — protein sequence MPLDEKKLLERDAKRNIGEELLQAVRDIKAGRVGRVSTIDVSPLASARLKIGLSQSEFAHMLGVSLRTLQEWEQGRRTPSGAAKSLIAIAIKNPEALKELLAA from the coding sequence ATGCCACTCGATGAAAAAAAACTGCTCGAACGCGATGCGAAACGTAACATTGGCGAGGAACTGCTCCAAGCTGTGCGGGACATAAAAGCCGGCAGGGTCGGGCGAGTTTCCACTATAGATGTTTCTCCCCTGGCGTCAGCCCGTCTCAAGATTGGTCTTTCTCAAAGCGAGTTCGCTCATATGCTCGGAGTTTCTCTCCGAACTCTCCAAGAGTGGGAGCAAGGCCGTCGTACTCCGTCTGGCGCGGCGAAGTCCCTTATTGCCATTGCTATCAAGAATCCGGAAGCTTTGAAAGAACTGCTCGCCGCCTAA